In Rhodopirellula islandica, one DNA window encodes the following:
- a CDS encoding type II toxin-antitoxin system RelE/ParE family toxin, with amino-acid sequence MTIDNVCVIFGSLLSHPMDTRNESWPSGAIFQEQGGDMPSVREFENEDGRSPFGEWFVALDGQAADRIREVVLRMELGNLGDVKPVGEGVSERRITFGPGYRIYFGRDGDEWIILLAGGTKKRQQRDIEDAKTNWANYKARKRAETRAKKTTHKPSGRTPRGKEK; translated from the coding sequence TTGACAATAGATAACGTATGTGTTATCTTCGGTTCGTTGCTATCCCATCCGATGGACACAAGGAATGAGTCATGGCCATCGGGAGCAATCTTTCAAGAGCAGGGAGGCGATATGCCATCAGTAAGAGAGTTCGAAAACGAAGATGGCCGGTCTCCATTCGGTGAATGGTTTGTCGCTTTGGATGGCCAAGCCGCCGACCGCATCCGTGAAGTTGTTTTGCGGATGGAGCTTGGAAATTTGGGGGACGTGAAGCCAGTTGGCGAAGGTGTTTCCGAACGCCGCATCACGTTCGGTCCGGGGTACCGCATCTACTTTGGCCGGGACGGTGATGAATGGATCATCCTGCTTGCGGGCGGCACGAAGAAGCGTCAGCAACGCGACATTGAGGATGCAAAAACGAACTGGGCCAATTACAAGGCCCGAAAACGGGCGGAGACACGAGCAAAGAAAACAACCCACAAGCCTTCGGGACGGACGCCGAGGGGGAAAGAGAAATGA
- a CDS encoding helix-turn-helix domain-containing transcriptional regulator, which produces MALTREFINTIKEKADNDPEFRVSMLRSAVAAFINGEAALGRLTLRDYVNATIGFEGLAKGLGEFKPQSLMRMLSKDGNPRSENLSAILAYLQKHEGVSLDVVSVDKPRELENA; this is translated from the coding sequence ATGGCACTCACGAGAGAGTTCATCAACACAATCAAAGAGAAGGCGGACAACGATCCGGAGTTTCGCGTGTCGATGCTTCGGTCGGCCGTTGCTGCTTTCATAAACGGTGAGGCGGCACTTGGGCGGTTGACGCTTCGCGACTACGTCAACGCAACGATCGGTTTTGAAGGCTTGGCCAAGGGGCTTGGTGAATTCAAACCACAAAGTCTCATGCGAATGCTGAGCAAGGATGGCAACCCACGATCTGAAAACCTATCTGCCATCCTTGCTTACCTGCAAAAACACGAGGGCGTGTCACTCGATGTGGTCTCCGTGGACAAACCGCGAGAACTTGAAAATGCTTGA
- a CDS encoding glycerate kinase type-2 family protein: MFSHGVEAVLGDRLIIDAVSFDETAMLIAEHSIRKDSFDRVVVVGAGKASAAMAAGLSEVIQNNLTTDSGEDFPVIGHVNVPEGCHRDLPGITIQEARPAGVNEPTIAAIEGTDRILQLVADASPRDLVIGLISGGGSALLCRPSPGISLDDKLTVTRWLSSHGADIVALNTVRKHLSEVKGGGLLRANQAGQFLTLILSDVLGDPLDLIASGPTVPDTSTAIDALAVLDHFDPDHQLPSLVREHLKRAADHPASSIAAADHSTFVLGNNAVAVDAAGIEAESLGYNHVMHCHRQSEGEAETVGRHLADLTLTMLQADPAVHRQDAFLSGGEPTVSLADASIRGIGGRNGQLVLAAYARLLELNLSDDQWSRLAILSGGTDGEDGPSDAAGGMIDGSIHRRIVELGLDVHDALRRNDSHSFLRQVGGLLLTGPTGTNVCDLRIALVDHPQHRRHTN; the protein is encoded by the coding sequence ATGTTCTCACATGGCGTCGAAGCGGTTCTGGGAGACCGTCTGATCATCGATGCGGTCTCCTTCGATGAGACCGCGATGCTGATCGCTGAGCACTCGATTCGCAAAGACTCCTTCGATCGCGTGGTGGTTGTCGGTGCCGGCAAAGCCTCCGCGGCGATGGCCGCGGGTTTGTCGGAAGTCATCCAGAACAACCTGACCACCGACAGCGGCGAAGACTTTCCCGTCATCGGGCATGTCAACGTGCCCGAAGGATGCCACCGCGACCTGCCCGGCATCACGATCCAGGAAGCTCGCCCGGCGGGCGTCAACGAGCCCACGATCGCCGCCATCGAAGGCACCGATCGGATCCTGCAACTGGTCGCCGACGCCAGTCCTCGTGACCTCGTGATCGGGTTGATCTCCGGCGGTGGCAGCGCGCTGCTATGTCGACCATCCCCCGGCATCTCGCTGGATGACAAACTGACGGTCACGCGTTGGCTCAGCTCGCACGGCGCCGACATCGTGGCCCTCAACACCGTCCGCAAACACCTCAGCGAAGTCAAAGGCGGTGGACTCCTGCGAGCCAACCAAGCCGGTCAGTTTCTTACCCTGATCCTCTCGGATGTCCTCGGCGACCCGCTCGATCTGATCGCGTCTGGCCCGACCGTGCCCGACACCTCCACGGCAATCGATGCCCTGGCCGTCTTGGACCATTTTGATCCTGATCACCAACTCCCCAGTCTCGTTCGTGAACATCTGAAACGAGCCGCCGACCACCCTGCGTCCTCCATCGCGGCTGCCGACCATTCCACGTTCGTGCTTGGCAACAACGCCGTCGCGGTCGACGCAGCCGGAATCGAAGCGGAATCGCTGGGCTACAACCACGTGATGCATTGCCATCGCCAATCCGAAGGCGAGGCGGAAACCGTGGGCAGGCACCTCGCTGACCTAACACTGACGATGCTGCAAGCCGACCCGGCCGTGCACCGACAAGACGCCTTCCTGAGCGGCGGCGAACCCACCGTCTCCCTTGCAGACGCGTCCATCCGAGGCATCGGAGGCCGCAACGGGCAACTGGTCCTGGCCGCCTACGCTCGCCTCTTGGAACTGAATCTATCCGACGATCAATGGTCACGGCTCGCGATTCTGTCGGGCGGCACCGACGGCGAAGACGGCCCCAGCGACGCCGCGGGCGGAATGATTGACGGCAGCATCCATCGTCGAATTGTCGAGCTTGGTCTCGACGTCCACGACGCCTTGCGACGCAACGACTCGCACAGCTTTCTGCGGCAAGTCGGCGGCTTGCTCCTCACCGGGCCCACCGGCACCAACGTCTGCGACCTCCGCATCGCCCTGGTGGACCATCCCCAGCACCGCCGCCACACGAACTGA